TAAAGTAGAAAGTCTGAGTTAAAGAATatgttgtatttgtgtgtgtgccttttctGTGTAGGTGACAGAGAGTGTGGATTACCTCTTTGTGTCCTGTGGACCTTTGCATTCCTCAACTCTACATGCGACTACAGCTCACAGGCCTACCAGCCCAACACACAGCAAAGAATGCTGTGTCAGTGGTTTCCTTTGACAGCAAAATGCTTACAGGCAGGCCCGAGGGGCCAGCAGTGTTTCCAGGCTATGCGATGACCTGCTGGCTTTGGTCCAGGCCAACAGTGATGACGAGAGGTTTTCTATTGTGCTGTGAGCCTCTACGTTTGGCCTTTGCCAGAGTATAAAAGCTTGGGTTGAGCGTTGAAGGGACCAGCACGAGCTAGCCTCCCTCATACGGCACTGCAAGCTATACTGACGCAGGtaagcacacacagacgcagacaTACAGGCCAGAGCATCCATCATGGTACAGTAGGACACCCACACATCCAGAGCCAGGGCCCACTCCCTGCCCACCGCTCCCAGCTTAAACTCCACCGTCCCGGGGAAAGGCCAAAACAACACCCAAATGAACCTCCAACATAAACTTCAGACTTGTGCTACTAGTCCAAAACCCTCCAAACACTTCTGCCTACCAACCCTCTGTCTATGTTGACACCTTGCCTGGGCCACATTTAACCTCACTTCTCCTTCCCTTTCACTTTCTCCTCTGAAACCCTGTCACTTCAATTTACACCTCTATTTCTGTTCATCCCCTTGTCTTCCTCCATCTCTCACCCAGACTCTCCTGAAGCCCCTCACCATGTCTCAGACTGCCAAGTCCGCCTCCAGCCAGGGCACTGATGCCAAGGACAAGGGAGCCCCAGCTCCAGCTGCCTCCAGCAAGGCCACCAAGACTGGCGAGCCTGGCATGGGATCCTTCAGAGTGAGTCATTGCAGAGACAGaatgtgtgcattttattttttcctaaaGGGCAAAGAAAGTAGACTGCATGTTGTCCCATGTGTTTCATCTAGCAGGGCAGTTATATGTTTATTTACTGAAGGTTTGAATTAGACATTAGAATTTCAGATACTATGGAGGTGAATGATAAAGAACAGCAAGAAACTTGGTTAAAAGACCAAAAATAACCACTTTGAATTTAGATACTGATGCTTTGagcagtacttttttttttaaatccaaaatGTATTGAGGCTATTCTTTCTGATGTGAGTACCTATGTACTTTAGACTCTTTCTGTGAAAGCCACCGCATCACAGGGCTTAAGAAATGTCTCTGAGATGGAGCAAAAATTAAATGACCTCATATACTATAGTCTAGTGAAAAATAATGTATATTTGTAAGCTCATAATCTTTAATACTGGCATCATTTTACACGTAGCCACGTTAAAAGTGACATGTTTCTAAAGTATAAGGTCGTTTTGGAAATCTAAGTGATTAGTAAGTTCAGTCAGTGCTGAGGACTTTAAAGGGGAAATTACAGTTTAAGaagttgcctttttttttcatgctccATCCAAAAATGATTCCAAATCCaaaatttgttttaaacctTCCACATGAACTAAAGCTATAAACATAGTGTAAAGAAACAGCTATGACTCTATGTGTCCTCTGTGCAGATCATGCTGTTCGACCAGGAGAACTTCCAGGGCAGGATGATGGAGGTCCAGAATGAGTGTATGAACGTGTGTGACCGTGGCATGGATAGAGTGCGTAGTATCATTGTGGAGTGTGGCCCGTAagtgaatacacacacacacaaacacacttgatTTAAGCAGCTGCCTGCATATCTTCTCTATTCATGTATATGTCACTTTTATCTTTCTTCCAATTCTTCTCCTGTGCCTCCCCACTTAACCCTTTTGCCCCCCCCAATCCTGTCCATGGTGTCCCCCGTTCTCCAGCTTTGTTGCCTTTGAGCAGACTAACTTCCGTGGGGAGATGTTCATCCTGGAGAAGGGAGAGTATCCTCGCTGGGATACCTGGAGCAACTCCTACCGCAGCGACTGCCTCATGTCCCTCAGGCCCATCCGAATGGTAAAATGAGCTGTTTTcttcgtttgttttttcataaaatGGGAGAATATAGTGATTCTAAATTCTCAGACCCTACGTTTTGACTGACTAACAGTCCAGAGCTAAACTTACagcaaagaaaagcagcaaatcaGCAAATATGACGAACTGGAACCAGGAAAAAGTTTGACATATATGCTtgaaaaagcactgaaaagGTTAAGTGACTATCAACACAgttcctaaagaaaaaaaatcaacaatattTTTCACATGCTGATACTATAGCATATCACATCATCAGCATGACATTAGTAGGCTTTGGCCCCTAATTTAGCACAAAATCCATTCATGGATTCCACTAACTGCTCATGGAAGCAGTTCAACATTGCCACCCACAGACAATTTCTTACAAAATGCAATCAATGAAAAAGCAGAGAATGCACATGTAATGTATGTTGTATAGAGACTACATTTTATTCTTCCTTTCCTACCTGCAGGACAGCATGGAGCACAAGATCTGCCTGTATGAGCTCTCTGACTTCAAGGGCAACAAGATGGAGATCCAGGAGGACGATGTGCCCACACTCTGGGCGCATGGCTTCTGCGACAGAGTGGGCAGCGTGAGGGTGCCAGGAGGAGCGTGAGTAGACACGTTTAGTACTTGTGCTCtctcacaaaacaaaacacaaattagCAGAGTATCACAAATATCATCAACATGCAGGCCTGTGTTAAGGCCTGTGAACACACTGTGGAAGTCAATTTTGTAGTACGTCATATTACTATAGTAAAAAGTACATTTTCCATATATAAAATGGACTGCCAACATGGTTTCAGACACACCTAAGAGGATTCCACAGACTTGTTGGATTATACTACAAATAACAAGTGGGATGAGATGTCATTAAAAGGCTTGTCCTTTTGtctacaaatcttttttttagccAGAAAATTTGCTTCATTTCATTATGTCCTCTAGGTCACCAATACAAATCTGTTCATTTGTATTGCTGACCGAAAGCCTCCAGAACAGCTTCAGTGCCTTTATCATACACCTTGAAAGCCTTTACACTCTGGATTAGATAAATGCCATCCTGACCAGAACATTCACAAATCTAATTCTTCATTATTGGAGTTGGTAATGCTCCCATAAATCCACTTCAGGGGAACTCAGAATCTCCTAGTTACCACTGCAACCCCTTGAAGGACTTCCAGAACATTCTGTCAGACAACTAAAACGTTGTAAAAGAACCCCAGGTTCTCCTAAAAAGAAACTCAGAATCATTTAAGAGATCCATGGAAGGAGAACCAGGAACCTCACTGACGACTAACTGAACCTCCTTAACCGAACTCTTCAAGCTCCTAAATGTCCACTTAACCCTTAACTTAAGCATTTCTAGAACTCCCTTATGGACTCATTAAGACTTGGTATCTCCAATGTCCTCCAGACCTCCTAATTCACTTCTGGTGTCTCCTAGGTGATCAGTAGAATCTTTTCACCACAAGAACTTCAACAGTAAACATTAAACTTCTTAGGACTTAGCATTATAACGGTCTTATTCTCTATTATATTATATCTTATATTCTCTATCATAACCCTATAATTTCAtataccatttttttttatttgtatggaTATCAGCCAGTAGTACACTACATGGACATCCTATAATAAACACACAACCATGACCTTTACCTTATCATGTCTCTCTCAGGTGGGTGGGTTACCAGTACCCTGGATACAGAGGCTACCAGTACCTGTTTGAGTGCGGTGACTACAGACACTACAATGACTTCTGCGCCTTCCAGCCCCAGATCCAGTCCATGCGCCGCATCAGGGACATGCAGTTCCACCAGAGAGGATGCTTCACCTTCACCTCCGCCAGCAAGTGAATGACATCTGCTGGCTGCCCGGTGCTGTTGCAGCCATGCAGCCCTCTCAGCTTTTTATCTCTCCAAACAAGCCCTTTCTCCAGTCTCCAGTGCTTTCCTTTATCTCCACATCATCGCTCCATCCCAGAGGAAAGACAGAATGAGAGCAAACACACTGGACAACATTAAGTGACTTTTTATggtgctaaaaataaacatgttgagAAAAACCTAACCCTTCCTGCCTATACTatctttattcatttttcagaAAAATGTTCGGATGATGTTGTAACAGAAATATATGAAGCGTAGGCAATTTTGATATGCTAGATTTAACACTGCAATTGAGGGTCCTGTTTGGAGATGGAccatccgatattacgtatcggtatcggtccgatactgacctaaattactggatcggatatcggagagaaataaaaaatgtaatccgatccattaaatatcacaaaagcagctcacaaaacttgcgacatggcgtaactcggctcataacagtagcacgttggagcagtatgtcacgtgatagagcagctgtggcctGCAAGACCTGTCAgcggtctggttgagcatttggagcctgGCATTTTATCTCggaggaagttatcccagagagaagtaaagcaagtgtgtaagttcatctctgaatgttcgtaaagcattccagctttaagcttaacaaccgatatatggagcaactgcctcttctctcccctccctctcctgctgctacttcaatccaacatgaaactgattaatgatcagctgatcggcttttctgtcgttagtccatctctcttctttgtttatcgcccacttcgcgccagaaagaggaaaccagcggctgaacaacagcttgataatctgttgttagaatttatttaatattactttctacaccaggatccttttctaggcagctgacggctggtaactgtgcagggacggatctagcaaagtttagccaggtgggccaatagggcattaacagggaaaagggggcacaaagacatacttttctttcttattctcatttaaaatgtcgagcttttaataaataattatctgataaTCATtattacacccaaagttttaatctgatgtaaaaatgtatagaagtccattactgtatatagtaactattaagtctagtaagctatagtactttttcctttgggaaggtaccatctgtgcagtctgcaattctgttgaagaaagatgttgaatctatttaattatccttgaaaaataattgatttctgtgcatttttttccaccctgcatcaaattaaagttgattatgtcgattaagcgtcatgaggtggggggtggttccctattttttttttttttttgctgggagtttgcaaccctattagttaggttgcttactctttaaaataccagaatagggaggatggagaaggtttaagtttattagattgattagtattgctgaactatgaaatattttgggtgcagtgtattttttgcatacaggtataacagaatagctttagtgtttgtttgtttttaaacttgagtatgaacttatacaaaatgcagcaagatattaaaaaaacagttttattgattaaaaaacactatatcggattcatatcggtatcggccgatatccagatttatgatatcggtatcgatatcggacataaaaaagtggtatcatgCCATCTCTAGTCCTGTTATATAGTTGCACTATTTTTAGATTTCTTTTATTGGCAtggctttttaaatttaaaaaaaaagactcgaCAGTATTCAGTTTATTCTCTAATCTTAAAATACAAGAATAGATATAAATGCAGTATAGAAGAAGTGGTAATTGAATTTTACACAAATTAATACCAGGAATAcggataattaaaaataaagtaactAGAAGATATTCTTCATAGTAAATAAAGCAATGGGTTTACAAAATAGCTTGCACTGACTTTCAGAGTCAGAATCACCTTTACTGTCATTGCACAGTGTGATAAAAACTGCAGCACAACGAAATTGTCTTGTGCGTCCTTTACATCAGcacccacattcacacagatcTATTTACACAAAAGTTCAGTTTTGTAATGATACTGGGCAAATAAAACTGCTTTGCAACCTGGTGAACGGTAAAATCGAATTAGTTCCCAGAATGTGTTTTATCCTGAACAATATTGTTTGCAGAGGCAGCCGGTCATGAAAA
This Astatotilapia calliptera chromosome 7, fAstCal1.2, whole genome shotgun sequence DNA region includes the following protein-coding sequences:
- the crybb1 gene encoding beta-crystallin B1 produces the protein MSQTAKSASSQGTDAKDKGAPAPAASSKATKTGEPGMGSFRIMLFDQENFQGRMMEVQNECMNVCDRGMDRVRSIIVECGPFVAFEQTNFRGEMFILEKGEYPRWDTWSNSYRSDCLMSLRPIRMDSMEHKICLYELSDFKGNKMEIQEDDVPTLWAHGFCDRVGSVRVPGGAWVGYQYPGYRGYQYLFECGDYRHYNDFCAFQPQIQSMRRIRDMQFHQRGCFTFTSASK